In a single window of the Nicotiana tomentosiformis chromosome 8, ASM39032v3, whole genome shotgun sequence genome:
- the LOC104119173 gene encoding LOB domain-containing protein 19-like, whose translation MNGGCGGADREYNNNNNNNVVGGGGGGPCGACKFLRRKCVRGCIFAPYFDSDQGTAHFAAVHKVFGASNASKLLLRIPAHKRLDAVVTLCYEALARVRDPIYGCVAHIFTLQQQVVTLQAELAYVQARLSTLPHLPMRQSPITPTGLQSSSDIFCTTSSISSSSNNMEYPQFDITAGLSDSFDEQELENFELHTLARELVSRHLPGVRFRPSP comes from the exons atgAACGGTGGCTGTGGTGGTGCTGATCGTGagtataataacaataacaacaataatgttGTAGGTGGAGGAGGTGGCGGGCCTTGTGGTGCATGCAAGTTTCTTAGAAGAAAATGTGTGAGGGGATGCATATTTGCACCTTATTTTGATTCTGATCAAGGCACTGCTCATTTTGCTGCTGTACATAAGGTGTTTGGTGCTAGCAATGCCTCTAAATTGCTGCTCAGAATTCCAGCGCATAAACGTCTGGATGCTGTCGTTACACTTTGCTATGAGGCTCTTGCTAGAGTTAGAGACCCTATCTATGGTTGTGTTGCTCACATCTTTACTCTTCAGCAACAG GTTGTAACTTTGCAAGCTGAGTTAGCATATGTTCAAGCCCGCCTTTCTACCCTACCACACCTACCTATGCGACAAAGTCCAATTACACCAACAGGGCTGCAATCATCTTCAGATATCTTCTGCACTACTTCAAGCATATCATCTTCAAGTAATAATATGGAATATCCTCAATTTGACATAACTGCAGGTTTAAGTGATTCGTTCGATGAACAAGAACTGGAGAACTTTGAGCTCCATACATTAGCACGAGAGTTGGTTTCTAGACACTTACCTGGAGTCAGATTTAGACCTTCACCATGA